The DNA sequence TGGCGCTCGGCGGAGTGCTGCTCGGCGTGCTGTGGTGGTGGCTGGCGCCGCGCGTGCCGCTGGTGGGCGACGTGGCCGGCGACACCTGGGTCGTCTACTTCAAGGACTCCGAGGGTGAGCAGGCCGCCGGGGTGGACGGCACGTTCTCACTGCTCGCCCTGGGCTTCGGCGCGCTGTGCGCGCTCGTCGCGTTCCTGGTGCGCCGCCGCGGCGGGGTGCCGCTGGTGGTGGCGCTGGCCGTCGGAGGGCTGCTGGGATCGCTGCTGGCCTGGCGGCTCGGGGTGTGGCTCGGGCCGCCGCAGGACGTGATGGCGCAGGCCAGGAGCGCCGGCAAGGGCGTCACCTTCGACGCGCCGCTGAAGCTGAGCGCCAAGGGCGCGCTGCTGGTCTGGCCGTTCGCGGCACTGGTCGTGCACCTGGGCCTGACGGGCCTGTTCGGCCCCCGGGACCCGGACCCCTTCGCGCCCCAGGGACCGTACGCCGCGGACGGCGGCGGGCAGAAGGCCTAGGGTCTGTCGTTCGGGACCGTGCCCGCGTCACGGGCGTGGCACGCACGCACCACGCCCCGCTCGGGTGGGCTGAGAGGCGCGGTCTTCCTCGGCCGGCCTGATCCGGACGACAGACCCTGGGGACGCCGCACGGCCGGCCCGGTGTGGCCTCCGGGCAGGCCGGTGACGGGGCCGGTCCGGCGCTGCCCGCGGCCGCTTCGGCGTGTCTCTCCCGGTGCACGGGTGAGGGCCTACGCGCGTCCGATCGGTGCCAGGGTCGCCGAGGTCAGCTCGGTCAGGTCGCCGGGGGAGAGCTCGACCTCCAGGCCGCGGCGGCCGGCCGAGACGCAGACCGTGCCGTGCCGCGTGGCCGACTGGTCCACGACCGTCGGCAGCCGCTTGCGCTGGCCGAGCGGGGAGATGCCGCCGCGGACGTACCCCGTGGTGCGTTCCGCCAGCGCCGGGTCGGCCATCGCCGCCCGCTTGCCGCCGACCGCCGCCGCGAGGGCCTTCAGGTCCAGCTGGCCCGCCACCGGGACCACCGCCACCGTCAGCACGCCGTCGACGTCCGCCACCAGCGTCTTGAAGACCCGCTCCGGCGAGACGCCCATCGCCTCGGCCGCCTCCTCGCCGTACGACGGGTGGGAGGGGTCGTGGTCGTAGGAGTGGACGGTGAACGGCACACCGGCCGCGGTGAGCGCGACCGTGGCGGGCGTGCCCGCGGACTGCTGCTTCTTGGACTTCTTCGCCATCGCGGCCGGTACCCCGTTAGGTCGTGCGTCAGTTGAGACTGGTCGGGCCGCGCGTCAGGTCCGACGACGGCAACGAGGGCAGGTTACGGATGATGGCCGTCTCCCGGCGAAGGAGTTTCAGTTCGTCGCGGAGCCGGGAGGCGGTGTCCGGTGCCTGGAGCAGACGCTGCTTCGTCGGCGTGTCCAGCATCATCGCGGCGGCGACCAGGTAGGAGACGACGCCCGGCTCGTCCGGCAGGTCCGCGCCGGTCGACAGGGACCGCTCGCGCGCCCCCGCCAGCCGCTTCTGGTACTGGCGGAACGCCCGCAGCACCCCCTCCGCCAGCGCCCCCGCCTCCTCGCCGGGATCCTCCTCCACCGGCTCCGCCTCGGCGGTCAGGAACGGGCCCGAGGAGTCGACCGACAGCAGCCGGATCCGGGTGGTGCCGGTCGCCAGCACCTCGAAGGTGCCGTCCGCCCGTTCCCGGATCGTCGCCGCGTCGGCCACACAGGCCACCTTGTGGAAGGCGCGCAGCGGGTCGGTGCCGAAGCCGGCCGCCGGGCCCCGGTCGGGCACCGCCGTCGGGTCCGGCATGCCGGGCACGCTCGGGGCCACCTCGTGGCCGTCGCGGATCGCCACGACGGCGAACCTGCGCGGCTCGTCCTCGGGGGTCTTCAGCAACTCGCGCATCATGGCGCGATAGCGCTCCTCGAAGACGCTGAGCGGAAGCACGAGCCCCGGGAACAGCACCGTGTTCAGGGGGAAGAGCGGAAGCCGGACGGTGGTCACGACGCAAAAGCCTAATGGTCGCCGAAGCGGA is a window from the Streptomyces capillispiralis genome containing:
- a CDS encoding AAA family ATPase; the protein is MSAPLTPPPPPHEHSARDAWQPPAHGPLQHSGSTGPAGYPRHGWGHDQDGPGMRTEVREAAVTAVAVALGGVLLGVLWWWLAPRVPLVGDVAGDTWVVYFKDSEGEQAAGVDGTFSLLALGFGALCALVAFLVRRRGGVPLVVALAVGGLLGSLLAWRLGVWLGPPQDVMAQARSAGKGVTFDAPLKLSAKGALLVWPFAALVVHLGLTGLFGPRDPDPFAPQGPYAADGGGQKA
- a CDS encoding LON peptidase substrate-binding domain-containing protein, which gives rise to MTTVRLPLFPLNTVLFPGLVLPLSVFEERYRAMMRELLKTPEDEPRRFAVVAIRDGHEVAPSVPGMPDPTAVPDRGPAAGFGTDPLRAFHKVACVADAATIRERADGTFEVLATGTTRIRLLSVDSSGPFLTAEAEPVEEDPGEEAGALAEGVLRAFRQYQKRLAGARERSLSTGADLPDEPGVVSYLVAAAMMLDTPTKQRLLQAPDTASRLRDELKLLRRETAIIRNLPSLPSSDLTRGPTSLN
- the ybaK gene encoding Cys-tRNA(Pro) deacylase, yielding MAKKSKKQQSAGTPATVALTAAGVPFTVHSYDHDPSHPSYGEEAAEAMGVSPERVFKTLVADVDGVLTVAVVPVAGQLDLKALAAAVGGKRAAMADPALAERTTGYVRGGISPLGQRKRLPTVVDQSATRHGTVCVSAGRRGLEVELSPGDLTELTSATLAPIGRA